The Ictalurus punctatus breed USDA103 chromosome 17, Coco_2.0, whole genome shotgun sequence sequence TGCCCTTACTTTTGATGCAATGACCATTTTTTCAGGCCATAGTGCGAGGCAGTAAGATTGGGGTTGATGGCTCTCTGACATGGCTCTTGGATGAGTTTGAAACCATGTCAGTGATCCGTTCAAACTCTCTGCGGCGGGGCAGTCCTCCCACACAGCCTCGCTCTGACTCAGGCTCCTCTGGGATGCAGGAGAATGGGGAGCAGCCTTACCGGCACCATGAGCATGCAGGCGAGAGCAGAGACAGGTCAGTGTTGCCTCATACTGTGCTTTGTTTCCTTTCAATGTGCCCTTTCATTTCAGACAGCTGATGCTTATTCCTTATTTGTGTGTGAGTAGAGAGAAAACGCGTCCCGATTCCCAGAGACCAGCTCGAGCCCAACGAGAAGACGGGAGACCGATGCAGCCCCATGGCCAAGAGCCAAGCAGACGTAAAGAGCAAGAACGACCCACTGGACCTCCCCCACCACCTCACAGAGATCGAGACCACCACAACCCAGTGGTCTGGAGGGAAGTGGCCAATGACAAAAGACCGAAATCCAGTTACACAAGTCAAGACGAAAGCCCACAGTCCCCACGGGACAAGAGACCTCTCTCTGGACCAAATGTTCGAACTCCCAACCTACCTGTCACAGAGGGGGTGATGAAGACAGCACAACAAAGCCGGCCGTTTAACACTTACCCCCGCTCTGAAAGTGACTCGGCAAGAAACCCCAGCAGTCAGGTGAGTACAGACCAGAAAACAAGAAAACTGACAGGAGATTTTTAACAGATTCTGAAAAATATTCTACTCTGTTACTTCTCTCTTATCTCCTTTTCCATTGTAGGACCTGAAGCCAGGCAGGACTCAGGACTCTCCCCCGAATGGCCCATCCAGTGGGTCAAGCCGAAGTGGGAACAGTGGGGGTAAGGGCTCCTCACAGCAGCATCATGCATCTCACCCTGCTTTGGGTCCAGAACCCTCCCAAAGCCAGCCATTACCACCAGCATCCCGTCCTCCTGTGCCCTCTGGACCACCCCAGCAACCCCAGCGTGTTTCTCACGAGCAGTTCCGTGCTGCTCTTCAGATGGTGGTGGACCCTGGTGACCCCCGCACCTACCTCGACCACTACATCAAAATTGGCGAGGGCTCCACTGGTATTGTGTGTATTGCAACAGTTAAGAGCTCTGGTAAACTGGTGGCTGTGAAAAAGATGGATCTGCGCAAACAACAGCGGCGCGAGCTGCTCTTTAATGAGGTAAATTTTGTTGTAACTATTCttaattttctcattttaaaaaaactcaTTACTGTGAGCTGACCTTTTGTCAGTATGTTATGCTGGTTTTTAGCCTCCAGCGTAGACACAGTTGCAAATGTTGTGTTGGCTGAAAGtcgtcctgttttttttttttttttttttttctttttcttttttttcatccagTGACTCTTCAGTTAGTGaccttttttattctttaaggTGGTGATCATGCGAGACTATCACCATGAGAATGTTGTGGACATGTACAACAGTTACTTAGTCGGTGATGAGCTCTGGGTTGTCATGGAGTTCCTCGAAGGTGGCGCACTCACTGACATAGTCACACATACGAGGTAAGTGTTTGTGGTGGTTTCATATTACTCACAAAGTAACTTTAACCCACACTGATTATTTCAATGATTAGATCACcatacatttttaacatttcctGCATTAATCATTTTTTCAACATAATAATGTAGAGGGATTCAGCCATAACATTgaaagccataacattaaaaccacctgcctaatattgtgtaggttctccttgtgcttccaaaacagttctgacccgtcgaggcctggacaccacaagacctctgaaggtgtgctgtggtatctggcaccaagatgttagcagcagattctTTAGGTTGTGTAATTTGCGAGGCAGGGACTACTTGGCTTGGACTTATTTGTCCaccacatcccacagatgctcgattggattgagatctggggaatttggaggccaagtcaaccccttgaattctttgtcatgttcctcaaaccattcctgctGAAAGCGTCCACTGCCATTAGAGAATACCTTTGACATGAatgggtgtacttggtctgcagcaatgtttaggtaggtgtcCAAGTAACATCCATATAAATGctaggacccaaggtttcccagaagaacgtagcccagagcatcacactgcttctgctggcttgccttcttcccatagtgcatcctggtgccttCTCTTCCCCAtgtaagcaacacacacacacagctgtccacatgatgtaaaagaaaccaTGTTTCATCAGAGCAGGCcacttcttccattgctccatgatcAGTTCTCATGCTCACATGCTCATTGTAGGCGCtttcggcagtggacaggggtcagcacgGGCACTCTGACCgatctgcagctacgcagcaagctgtgatgcactgtgtgttctgacacctctctatcatagccagcattaactttttcagcaatctgtgctacagtagctcttctgtgggaccagacaggctagcttTCGCTCCCCACaagcatcagtgagccttgggtgcccatgaccctgtcaccggcaCCACTTTGGTCCACATTTGGTAGGTACTGACCACAGGCACTaaccacaagacctgccattttggaaatgctctgacccactcatctagccatcacaatttggcccttgtcaaagtcacttgGATCCTTActcttac is a genomic window containing:
- the pak4 gene encoding serine/threonine-protein kinase PAK 4, with protein sequence MFTKKKKQRIQISAPSNFEHRVHTDFDEQEQKFVGLPRQWQSLIEDTAKRPKPFIDATVITTVEPRKAIVRGSKIGVDGSLTWLLDEFETMSVIRSNSLRRGSPPTQPRSDSGSSGMQENGEQPYRHHEHAGESRDREKTRPDSQRPARAQREDGRPMQPHGQEPSRRKEQERPTGPPPPPHRDRDHHNPVVWREVANDKRPKSSYTSQDESPQSPRDKRPLSGPNVRTPNLPVTEGVMKTAQQSRPFNTYPRSESDSARNPSSQDLKPGRTQDSPPNGPSSGSSRSGNSGGKGSSQQHHASHPALGPEPSQSQPLPPASRPPVPSGPPQQPQRVSHEQFRAALQMVVDPGDPRTYLDHYIKIGEGSTGIVCIATVKSSGKLVAVKKMDLRKQQRRELLFNEVVIMRDYHHENVVDMYNSYLVGDELWVVMEFLEGGALTDIVTHTRMNEEQIATVCLSVLKALSVLHTQGVIHRDIKSDSILLTHDGRIKLSDFGFCAQVSKEVQRRKSLVGTPYWMAPELISRLPYGPEVDIWSLGIMVIEMVDGEPPYFNEPPLKAMKMIRDNLPPKLKNLHKVSPVLKGFLDRMLVRDPAQRATAEELLKHPFLSKSGPPSCIVPLMRQNRMR